The Thermoanaerobaculales bacterium genome segment CATGAAGCCGAAGCGCGCGATCACCGAGTAGACCTCGTCGCCGAGGTCGTGGACCTCGACCCGCTCCTCGAGTGGCACCACCGGCACCCGCTCGGTCAGCACGTACAGCAGGATGACCTGCTCGTGGAGCACCTTGTTGTGCTTGAAGTGGTGGAGCAGCACCGGCGGCACCACGTCGAGGTTCGAGGTCATGAAGACCGCGGTTCCGGAGACCCGGGGCGGCCTCTCCAGCCGCAGCGAGGGGAGGAAGCGGTCGAGCGCGACCATCCCGTCCCGCATCTGCCGGGCGAGCAGCTCGCGCCCCTGCTTCCAGGTGACGAACACGCAGTACAGGGCGGCGCCGACCAGGAGCGGCAGCCAGCCGCCGTGCGCGACCTTGACGAGGTTGGCCGAGAGGAACGGCAGGTCGATGCACAGGAACAGGCCGATCAGCGCGCCGGCGCCGATGCGCCCCCAGCCCCAGCGCTCGCGCGCCACCGCGTAGAGCAGGATCGAGGTGATGGTCATGGTCCCGGTGACCGCCACACCGTAGGCCGCGGCTAGGCTCGACGACGAGCGGAAGATCACGGTCAGGGCGCAGCAGGCGACCAGCAGGAGACCGTTGACCTGCGGCACGTAGATCTGCCCGCGGGCGAGGCTCGAGGTGTGGACGACGTCCAGCCGCGGCGAGTAACCGAGCTGCATCGCCTGCTGCGCGAGCGAGAAGGCGCCCGAGATCAGAGCCTGCGACGCGATCACGGCGGCCACGGTCGCGACCGCGACCACCGGGTAGAGCAGGCAGGCCGGCGCGAGGGCGAAGAACGGGTTGGCGACAGCGCGCGCGCCGCCGCCGAGGATCGCGGCCCCCTGGCCGAAGTAGTTGAGCAGCAGGCACGGACAGACCATGACCGACCAGGCAAAGCGGATCGGCCGCGGGCCGAAGTGGCCCATGTCCGCGTACAGCGCCTCGGTGCCGGTAAAGCAGAGCACCACCGCGCCGAGGACGAAGAAGCCCTGGAGGCGGTGGCCGACGAGGAACCCCACCGCGTGCCACGGCGCCACCGCCGTCAGCACCTCGGGGTGGCGGACGATCCACGGCACGCCGAGGGCGGCGATCATCAGGAACCAGACCACCATCGCCGGCCCGAACATCGCGCCGACCCGCGCCGTGCCCCGCTTCTGCACCAGGAACAGCCCGGCCAGGATGCCGAGCGAGACCGGCACCACCAAAGGGCGCAGCACCGGGGTCGCCACCTCGAGCCCCTCGATCGCGCCGAGGACCGTGATCACCGGCGTGATCATGCCGTCGGCGAACAGGAGCGCAGTGCCGAACAGGCCGAGCATGATCAACCGGCGGCGGCGCCGCCTGCCGCCGTTTCCGTTGCCGTTCGCAGCCGGCGAGATGAGGGCGATCAGCGCCATGATCCCGCCCTCTCCCCGGTTGTCGGCGCGCATCACGAACACCAGGTACTTGAGGACCACGACCAGGGCGAGCGACCAGAAGATGAGCGACAGCACGCCGAGAACGTTGGCCGCGGTCGGCTCGGCGCCGTGGCCGGGCAGGAAGCACTCGCGGATGGTGTACAGCGGCGAGGTCCCGATGTCGCCGTAGACCACGCCGAGAGCGGCCAGCGACAGGGCCGCCAGGTCGCGCCGGGTGGCGATCCGCGGTGCGGCGTCGTCCAGGTCCGCCGCCTCGACGTCGTTGGCCGCCGTCTCGGTCATGAGCCCGCGCTCCGGGAGAGGAACGGCCGGCCGGCGCCGCAACGGCGTGGCCCCGTCGCGGCTGGCGCCGGACGATCCGAAAACGGTGGGGAAGCGGTCGCCGGCCCGCAGCCGGCGAACGGCGGTGTCTGCACGCTCGACCTCTCTTCGACGCCTGCGGGGTGAGCTGACGGGCTCGGGCCGAAGAGATTGCCCTACGCCTGCGGCGATGCGCCCCGGATTGGTTCCCCCGCTCCCGCCCCCGGCGGGACTCGGCGCTCGGCCTCGGTATACACCGTGGGGCCGCCGCCAAACCGCCCCCGAGCCCGGCCTTGACGCGGCCTTGACAGCTTCCGGCGCACTCTTGCCGTCCCCTTGACCAGCCCGGCGTTGACGGGACCTTGACGCGCCCGGCTCGGGTCTTTCCACCCAATTGACCCGCGCCGCCCCACACTTCGATCGATGGCGGATCTCGTGCTCACCCGCTTTCCGGCCCGCCCCGACGACGAGGTTGGTCCCGAGCCGTCGCTGCTCGACCGACACCTCAGGTGCGAGCAGCTGACCGCCCGGCGGCGCCTGCTGACCTCGCTGCTCGCGCTGCTGTCGGCGCCGGTGTGGGCGATGGCGGCCTGGCCGCGGCTGCTCGCCGACACCGACCGGCGCTTTCTGCTCTACCTGTTCGCCTTCCTGCTCGCGACCGCCGGCTGGGCCGCGGTCGAGGAGTGGTGGGCGACGGCCCGGCTCCGCCGCGCCCTCGACGAGGCGCGGTCCGACGCCGGGAGGTCGGCAACCGCCGGCCCGGCCGATCGCGAACGGCCTTCCAAGGCCCACGCTGTGGGCGCTGCGGCAGGCCGGCCTCGCTTCTGAGAGGATCACCCATGAACGACCTTCTCGTGGTGACGGTCACGCTGGTGTTCTTCCTGCTGTCGTGGCGCCTCGTCCGCGCCTGCGACCGGATGTGAGCGGAGGCCTCATGAGCCTCGAGCACGCCGTCGGCCTGCTGGTCTCATTGCTGCTCCTCGCCAGGCTCGGCGACGCGCTGCTGCGGGGCGAGCGGCGCTGAGGGAGTGGCTCGCCATGACCGCGCCCGGTT includes the following:
- a CDS encoding potassium transporter Kup, which translates into the protein MTETAANDVEAADLDDAAPRIATRRDLAALSLAALGVVYGDIGTSPLYTIRECFLPGHGAEPTAANVLGVLSLIFWSLALVVVLKYLVFVMRADNRGEGGIMALIALISPAANGNGNGGRRRRRRLIMLGLFGTALLFADGMITPVITVLGAIEGLEVATPVLRPLVVPVSLGILAGLFLVQKRGTARVGAMFGPAMVVWFLMIAALGVPWIVRHPEVLTAVAPWHAVGFLVGHRLQGFFVLGAVVLCFTGTEALYADMGHFGPRPIRFAWSVMVCPCLLLNYFGQGAAILGGGARAVANPFFALAPACLLYPVVAVATVAAVIASQALISGAFSLAQQAMQLGYSPRLDVVHTSSLARGQIYVPQVNGLLLVACCALTVIFRSSSSLAAAYGVAVTGTMTITSILLYAVARERWGWGRIGAGALIGLFLCIDLPFLSANLVKVAHGGWLPLLVGAALYCVFVTWKQGRELLARQMRDGMVALDRFLPSLRLERPPRVSGTAVFMTSNLDVVPPVLLHHFKHNKVLHEQVILLYVLTERVPVVPLEERVEVHDLGDEVYSVIARFGFMETPDVPRALKQCRTRGLRVKLGETSYYLGRETLLTTGGSDMAQWRKGLFAYLSRNARPATAFFGLPPNRVVELGMQVRL